The proteins below come from a single Cervus canadensis isolate Bull #8, Minnesota chromosome 2, ASM1932006v1, whole genome shotgun sequence genomic window:
- the LOC122427069 gene encoding olfactory receptor 6K2: MEKANQTTAQEFIFSAFPYSWRDSVICFVLLLFIYAFIVVGNVVIITVVQLNIHLHTPMYFFISALSFLEIWYTTATIPKMLSCLLCEKSISLNGCLLQMYFFHSTGISEVCLLTAMAFDRYLAICSPLHYPTIMTPKLCAWLTLGCCVCGFVTPLPEIAWISTLPFCGSNHLEHIFCDFLPVLRLACTDTQAILMIQVVDVVHAVEIITAVMLIFMSYVGIVAVILRIRSTEGRRKAFSTCVSHLTVFLLFFGSVALMYLRFSATYSLFWDTAIALAFAVVSPFFNPIIYSLRNKEIKEAIKKHMSQVSIFFS; this comes from the coding sequence ATGGAGAAAGCCAATCAAACCACTGCTCAGGAGTTTATCTTCTCTGCTTTCCCTTATTCCTGGAGAGATTCTGTCATCTGTTTTGTTCTACTGCTcttcatttatgcattcattgTTGTTGGAAATGTGGTCATCATCACAGTGGTCCAGCTGAATATTCATCTCCACACTCCCATGTACTTCTTTATCAGTGCCCTTTCTTTCCTGGAGATCTGGTATACCACAGCTACAATACCAAAGATGCTCTCTTGCCTGCTTTGTGAGAAGAGCATTTCCTTAAATGGCTGTCTTCTGCAGATGTATTTCTTCCATTCCACAGGCATCAGTGAGGTTTGTCTCTTGACAGCTATGGCCTTTGACCGCTACCTGGCCATCTGCAGCCCTCTTCATTACCCTACTATCATGACCCCAAAGCTATGTGCCTGGCTGActttaggttgctgtgtttgcGGTTTTGTCACACCCCTTCCTGAGATTGCCTGGATCTCCACACTGCCCTTTTGTGGCTCTAATCACCTGGAGCATATCTTCTGTGACTTCCTCCCAGTACTGCGCCTGGCCTGCACAGACACACAAGCCATCCTCATGATTCAGGTAGTGGATGTTGTCCATGCAGTGGAGATCATCACAGCTGTGATGCTCATCTTCATGTCCTACGTTGGTATCGTGGCTGTAATTCTACGTATTCGTTCCACTGAGGGCCGTCGCAAGGCCTTTTCCACATGCGTTTCCCACCTCACTGTATTTCTGCTCTTCTTTGGCAGTGTGGCTCTCATGTACCTACGCTTCTCTGCCACGTACTCCTTATTCTGGGATACAGCCATTGCTCTGGCCTTTGCAGTTGTATCCCCATTTTTCAACCCCATTATCTATAGCTTGAGGAATAAAGAGATAAAGGAAGCCATAAAAAAGCACATGAGTCAAGTGAGCATCTTTTTTTCATAA